In Arachis hypogaea cultivar Tifrunner chromosome 17, arahy.Tifrunner.gnm2.J5K5, whole genome shotgun sequence, a single window of DNA contains:
- the LOC112766952 gene encoding protein NPGR2-like — MDGSFVPRNNIEEAILLLMILLRKVTLNRIEWDPSILDHLSFALSVSGYLMILANQLKELLPGTIHRKERFYALALCYYGAGKNVEALDLLRKLLSNREDPRHVPSLLMASKICCENFSVTKDPGVSFARMALENLDGRCNQLENMANFLLGVSLSAYSKLAISDAERVKRQSEALHTLETACKLSRMEDPVVLYHLSLEYAEQRKLDATLHYAKCIVKLEVGSNVKGWLLLSRVLSAQKRFLDAESIINAALDQTGKWDQGDLLRTKAKLQIAQGQLKSAIETYTQLLAVLQVHSKSFGSRNKLFKDKRDQIRNLEVEVWHDLSYVYISLSQWRDAEACLFKISGHQTILFY, encoded by the exons ATGGACGGATCGTTTGTGCCTAGAAACAACATTGAAGAGGCTATACTTCTTTTAATGATTTTGCTAAGAAAAGTCACTCTAAATAGAATTGAGTGGGATCCTTCAATTTTGGACCACCTTTCATTTGCTCTATCTGTTTCTGGATATTTGATGATTTTAGCCAATCAATTGAAAGAATTGCTTCCTGGAACTATCCATCGAAAGGAGAGGTTCTATGCTTTAGCTCTTTGTTATTACGGAGCAGGGAAGAACGTGGAAGCGCTGGATCTTCTTAGAAAACTGCTGAGTAATAGAGAGGACCCAAGACATGTTCCAAGTTTGTTAATGGCTTCTAAGATTTGTTGCGAGAACTTCAGTGTTACAAAAGACCCTGGGGTAAGCTTTGCTCGGATGGCACTTGAGAACTTGGATGGAAGATGTAATCAGTTAGAAAATATGGCCAATTTCTTACTTGGTGTTTCACTTTCTGCATACTCGAAATTGGCCATTTCTGATGCTGAGAGGGTTAAGAGACAATCTGAAGCACTTCATACCCTTGAAACTGCCTGCAAATTGAGCAGAATGGAAGACCCTGTTGTATTATACCATCTGAGTTTAGAATACGCTGAGCAACGGAAGTTGGATGCTACACTTCATTATGCTAAGTGCATTGTAAAACTTGAAGTTGGCTCTAATGTTAAAGGTTGGTTACTGTTATCTAGGGTATTATCCGCACAAAAGCGGTTCTTAGATGCCGAATCTATTATCAATGCTGCTTTGGATCAGACTGGGAAATGGGATCAAGGTGATTTGTTACGAACAAAGGCGAAACTTCAGATCGCTCAGGGCCAGTTAAAGAGTGCCATTGAGACATACACTCAGCTTCTTGCTGTTCTTCAAGTTCATAGTAAAAGTTTTGGTTCTCGGAATAAGCTATTTAAg GACAAAAGAGATCAGATTAGGAATTTGGAAGTTGAAGTATGGCATGATCTCTCTTATGTATACATCAGCCTTTCACAGTGGCGTGACGCAGAGGCCTGCCTTTTCAAAATCTCGGGCCATCAAACTATACTCTTCTACTAG